Below is a window of Quercus robur chromosome 6, dhQueRobu3.1, whole genome shotgun sequence DNA.
aaatttatttcaattttatgcACTTCTTTgtgagaggggaaaaaaacccGAAAGGAATGTCTTTTATCCCATCAATTTTCAAGTAGTGAGGTAATAGAATGACCTGTAATATTCAAATAAGCAATGCTTATAATGCTGCCATTAGTTAGCTCAATTCGTGTACTATCTACGCTGCTGTAGAATGGGGATTCCTCACTTGGTCTCATATTTCTAACCTCCCTAATTATCATCATTAGATAGACCAACCAATAGAAAGTCAAATAATACGgttaaagaactaaaataaaataaaaaaggtttgtATGCTTACGGAGTCAACTCTCACACCCTAATTTATAGTAACGACTAACAACCCAAGAAGCAGTAAAACCTACTTTGTAGGTGTGTAAACGTATCTAAGAAAAATGACTTCTTTGTTTTACTAAACGTATCTaagaaaaataacttttttgttttaccCCTTCTTCTAATTTTAATATGCTACTATAACCAGACCAAGAAGAATGTAAACATACTGTGTTTTTCCTCagttatcttttctttctcacTTCTTTTTGATCGTTCTACTTTAGAGCATTTAAGGGAATGCTTTGATACCATTCAATCAAAGGTAAACAGAAATGGTGAACCCTACCCTTTATGCTTTCATTGATTAATTGATTTTCTCTTTGCTAGGAAAATATACTAAAGTTTCTCTCCttcaattatttgttattttgttataaacGCACGTATCGTGTGTGCACACTTCCTACTCCATcataatatatgattttgttagaaatactaggagatgccaattgagctacaaagcTTTTGGCTATAATCAAATTATCATGATAGATAATTGTGTCCTATCAAAATATGGCTTCCAACTAGACTACTAATTTGCTACTCATTGAACTTGTCACGGTGTAATCAGCAGTGTGcttattgtgatttgtgaccTGTAGATATCCAATGCTTTAACTCTATAAAATTACCACAATTTTTCTCGTGCACTCAAAGAGCTGTACACTTTCTTCATATAACATGGACTGGTCGAAATTTAGTACTTGCTGTAAGATACAAAGAAGAATATAATGTCTCATATTTTGCAACTCTAAAGACAGTATGGTCACATGAGTCTTGTTGGAAGACACGAaggttgttatttattttcagaGGAAAAGAGCATAAGATAATGCAAATTCACGGTCTCCATGTCATTGATTGTGAATGGCCCAATAAGAACAAAAAAGTGACTGTTAGTAGTCAATAAAGCGGCCATGAGAAgcattatatatgtatttgcaattaaataaactaCAACTTGCTCACCACTCCAAGTACAAACCCCCTAGAGTCTGAATCCCATGTATGTGGGACTATATGCAATGAGATAATGGTCTCATAAGATGGTCAAGTGTGAATCCTCTCATTGTCAATTGGGTTAGACCTAATCGATGAGTATTCACACTAGTGGGATATAGACAACAAACCATTTGTAATTTCTCTGAAATGCAATAATATGCGTTGTTGTCACCTAAACTTCTTGCTATGGAAAAGTAGTCAACAAAGGCGGCTATTATAGCAAGCAGCATCAGGTTAACTCTCTAGTAAACACAAACCCCAACTTGGTCGTCACTCCAAGTAATGCAGAATTGGTCTAGTGGATTGACTTGAATAACCTCTGCTTCCAGGCAACTTCTTGTGGATCATTCTCTTGTATAAAAGGCCGACACCCTCGCACACTTTCCAAGTGAGtctttactctttcttttgtaCCTTCTTTCTTACATAGTCCTGTCAGCCAGGCTCAAAATTCATACAAACCCCTGCTACATAATCATTATCATCAAGAAGTACCAATGGAAGGAGGTGGAAATGAATTCACAGGTGAGATCACTCTTCGGCCATTGGAGCTTTCTGACATAGATGATTTCATGGTGTGGGCTACAGATGAGAAAGTGACTCGCTTTTGCTCATGGGAACCTTACACTAACAAAGAAGATGCAATCAACTTTATAAATACTAAAGTTATTCCTCACCCATGGTTCAGGGCAATTTGCCTTAATGGCCAGCCCATTGGTGCCATTTCAGTGACTAAAAATTCAGgcaatgataagtgtagaggtGAACTTGGCTATGTTTTGGGCTCCAAGTACTGGGGTAGAGGGATTGCAACTAAAGCAGTTAAGCAGGTGGCTAATACTATATTTGCTGAATGGCCACACTTGGAAAGGCTTGAAGCTATAGTTGATGTAGAAAATCCGGGATCCCAAAGGGTGCTAGAGAAGGCTGGGTTTCAAAGGGAAGGTGTTCTAAGGAAGTATATGCTTTTGAAGGGGAAAACTAGAGACCTGGTGATGTTTagtcttctttcttttgatccCAAGAGCTGACTATTTgtttaaagtttttgtttttgttttaatttgtatgtgatttatgaaTCTTAAGCCACCCACCAGcagaaaacattaattaaaattctattcaaaTGCTTTGAATGTTCTCTCTTGTCATATAGAACATTCTTgagattataaaaatttatatccataacatataatatttgtttaaaaaaaaaatgttattccTACTACAATCTTTCCATAAGATAGCAACAGATTAATCGTACATAGGAAATTTGTTTAGTGCCAGGCCATCTAGcatataaaatttgtattgGTTGAAGTACAGAATACATATACCATGTAAAATGCACATATAATATGCTTCTCAGGCATGAATGACAGTTGAACTTGAAACCCACAAAATTCCTGTATGTAATGGTAATGGGGTCTCAAAGATTCGGTCCCTGCTGCAAGTCTTTCCAATAGTGCAAAGCAACTGCAATGGACCTTCCCCTAAAATTTAACATCATGTAAATCTTCTTCCCTAACATAcatattattttactattattagGAGCCAAATATCCATGATGAGAAAGAACATATACCAAACACTTGATGTCAGATCAAAAAGACTAAAAAGGGCAATTACTTATTATTATGGAGTGCAAAGGAACTGAGTTTatcttgtatttatttttagtacTTTTGGGCCTTGTCTTTGGCTCCTTATGGCCAGCTTTTCCAGGGTGGGATAGAATTCTAATCACACAATCAACTTTCTGCATCATTTTTATCTAACTAAATCTTTGTACCAATTATATATCTATATACATGGTGCACATAACTCTAAAGAGGGAAACAGAAATTGACAAGAATGGCTTAATTTAAGTTGTTGATTtactaacaaaaaagaaaaagaaacgtaGATTTGCTCATGTCATGATACCAGTAGTTATTGTCGTCGCATGTACAATGATTATTTCATATATTGAATATATGTATCCTCTTTTTCAATAGATCAAAATAAAGAactaaattgaaaaacaaatttgcaaCACAATAACATCAATAGTCTTCCCAATTACAATGACATATTTCCTAAGTTCACCTTCCTTTTGAAACCCAACTTTTTCCAAAACCCTTTGTGAGGCCCTAATATCTACACTAACAAAGCCTTCCAATCTTTCCATACCTAGAAACTCTTCAAACACACTAGAAATAACCATTTTCACTATCATTGATGGTTATACCTCTGCCCCAATGATGAGTGCAGAGGTGAACTTGGCTATGCTTTGGGCTACAAGTAATTGGTCAAAGGAATTGCACCTAAAGCAGTTAAGCTGGTGGCTAATACTATATTTAGTGAGTAGCCACACTTGGAGAGACTTGAAGCTCTAGTTCTTGTTGAAAATGTGGGGTGCCAGAGGGTGTTAGAAAAGGCTGTGTTCTAGAGGGAAGGTATTCCAAGAAAGTATATGAATTTGAAGGGGAAGACTAGAGACATGGTGATGTTTAGTCTTATTTTTGCTGATCCCCCTAGCTGAGTATGTGTTCACAGTTACTGTTGTTTTAATTTGTATGCGATTTTATGAATCTCAAGGCACCCAGTGGTAGAAGACATTcttaaaaaatctaatttaaatgcatgctatgaatgttgtTTCTTGTCATGTAGAATATTCTTGggattacaaattttatatccACAACAATTAATTTGTAAGAAAATGTGTGATTTTGTATAGAAAATGTTATTCCCTACCATAGAATTTAGTGCCATGCAATAGCCCatataaaatacatatatcATATACAAGCAATTGCAACTTTTAGTATTGTTGTGATTGGTCTTTACCTAATGGCTCCTGATCATACTGGCAACATTCTGCATCATTTTTACCTAACCAAATCATTATACcaatttatctatttatattaGTTAATAAGGCATAGAACTCTAAAAAAGGGGAAAGGAAATCGACAGGAGTGGTATAGTTTACTGGCAAAAAACAATGTTGATTTGCTAAACAGATGGTGACATAATACCAATTTTTGTTGCTGCATTATTGTTTCATACATAGAATATACGCATGATTTCTTTCCAGTGAGTGAACCCCACAACTGTGTGGTATAGCATAGGAAATCCAACATAACATTAGAAAAGAACTGAGTTAATAGAACTTTTCAAGCCTGTTAAGCTTGTCCATCTTCAACTCATTGACAGAAATTGATAGGCCAACCTTTTTAACAATAGATCAAATATCAATATACAAATTGGCAAcacccagagagagagagagagagagagagagagagagagagagagagagagagagagagagagagagagagagagagagagagagagagagagagagagagagttaaaagAAAAGAACCCCTTCAATTAATTACTTGGTCAGTTTTTAAAAAGCTATATATAATGACATCAATCGTCTTCCCATAGACAATGACATATTACCTAAGTAGACATTCCTTTTCAAACCGAGCCTTTTCCAAAACCCTTTGTGAGGCCTTAATATCCACATTAGTAGAGCATTCCAATCTCTCCATATCTAGAAACTCTTCAAACACACTAGAAATAACCAATTTCACTGCCACTATAGTTATACCTTTGTTCCAATACTTTGGTCCAAGAGCATAGCTGATTTGCCCTCTACAATCTCATAGTTAGACCCTGGTTTGACACATGAATCCAATTGGATGGTCCTCCAAACATATGGCTCTGTACCATGAGTGAGGAATTGAAATTTCCTTAAATAATCAAGTGCATCTTTTCTTGAAGTGTAGTACCTTAGTTTGCTAGTGTGAATGACTTGATCATTGCATGCCAATTCCATAAATTCATCTACATCAGAAAATTGATAGGGGCTTTGGTTGATTTCTATctgattatattaatttatatgcGTTGTTCTTGTAGCTAACTCCAAAACACTAAAATGATTGCTAAATGTTTAGGAAGAAAAGAACAGGTTATAACTTAAGAAGACCAAGAATTAGAACTACAAGTTAAAAGAAGCTACATGAATTAGGGAGCAAAAACATAGAAATTATAGCTTCAATTCAAACAAGTTTAACATAATTAAGGAAAGAGAGAGCCTATGTTCTGCTCTTTCACTTCATACTCGTATCCTTTTATGATACAAGCAATTAGCAAAGGCTCTAAAGATCTTCTTGTACGCACAGACTAGTACAATAATGTTACCCATTACAACCACACATCACATGGCTTGTACTATAATTGGCTGACACTTCACACAACTCTTTTTAGTGATAGACAACTTGCGTCAAGTGCACTAGAGCACTAGACCCATATGATGCAAGCACTGTGTCTAAAATTTGGCATGGGTCCATATTGTTTCGGATTTAGTGCACTGGACTCAAGCTTTACCCTTTAGTGACAAAGTAGGAATCTCTCTACTATTAATTAGAATTCAGCTATTGAGTCATCTTCCAAGTTGTTTAGTATCATACAAAAGTCAACTTTAAGTTTTAAGGATTAGAAAGTGCATTCCAAATATAACATGGATGTCCTACTGATTTCAGGTGATAAGGTTAAATTCTAAACTTtaggaaccaaaaaaattaaatgttaagAATGTGTTGGTTTTCAAATAGCCCAAAGCTCTGTAAATTGCATAAGGTGAAAAGCACATTTTCGTCCTTACATTTTCACGTGATTTCTACTTTGgtccatattttttattttcaccgattttagtccctatttagaaaatcgccatccattttagtcctttccgtaaCTGCCCTAACGACAAAGTCCTAGGTTGCAGACAGAGTGCATCGCTGGCACACTAAATGTTGACGTcagcattaaaataataatataatatattatttaacattttaaaaatgccacgtcattttttaaaaacaaaaaattaatttatgaattttaactaaatgaaaaaaaaaaggaaaaaacagaaataaaaaccaaaaataatatgaattgagatctagcTTTATTTTGAGTAAGAACAAACAATCCCAATCATTGTTTTgttggcaaccaaacacaatatCAGCTgaaaactctttattatcaaaaatattttttttgatatgggaaaataagtaaataaaccTAGTcagtgtttatcaaaaaaaaatttttagtaaCCCATTGTTCTTTCCCTGACATCAGAAACATGAAATCAACGATCAAACGAGACAGCATAATCCCAACTTCATTTGCTTGAACTTTTTTCACATTCAAAACCCCAAATTCCTTATCAGATTCTTCAgactctctcaagctctctctTCAAAATGCAAtttcagactctctctctctctaactcaccctctctcttttcctctcttacTGGTGAACGGAAATGGGCGTTAGTGGTGGAGTCATCCCACAACGAGGAGATGAAGGAGTAGCGGCGGACGGGGTTGTAGTTGACGGTACAACGGACTAGACCCTGCGAGAGCGTTTGTGGAGGGAGCGGATTGGGTTGGAGGTTGGGGGAAGAGATAGATCGTAGATCTTGAGAGAGCCATTGGCTACGACGGTGATAAGGAGAGAGTCGTTGTAGATGCCGTCGACGGTGTCGAAGAAGGCGAGTTCTATGAAAGAGGAGGACGGAGTGGGAGTAAGGTCGAGGATGTGGACGCGACTGGGTTTTTCTGAGTTGTTGCTCACATCAGATTAGGCTTGAGTGAGTGATGGCTGAGTTTTTCTGGGTTGTTGCTcagattagtttttttatttttatttttattttttattcataaattaattttttgttttaaaaaaatgacgtggcatttttaaaatgctaaataatatattatattattattttaatgttgatGTTAACATTTAGTGTGCCAGCGATGCATTCCGTCTATCATCTAGAATTTTGCCGTTAGGGCATGGAcagaaaggactaaaatggatGGCGTTTTTCTAAATATGGACTAAAGgcggtgaaaataaaaaatagtgatcAAAGTGAAAATCACGTGAAAATATATAGACgaaaatgtgcttttcgcctATTACCGCACATAAATTTCATTGTGAAAATAGTCTCTGTTGCCAAAACAATCTATTCCATCTCCCATTTTTTCTTGCTTTGAATCTTATGTGTTTTATGTGAAGaatcctattttatttttatttcaacttTCAGCCAcgacatttttttataatagcaaagacatttatttttcttcaaatcacaAGGATATATCCATACCTGCGCATACAATGGGAAGCAATTTTTTGGTTAATGCG
It encodes the following:
- the LOC126689441 gene encoding uncharacterized protein LOC126689441, which translates into the protein MEGGGNEFTGEITLRPLELSDIDDFMVWATDEKVTRFCSWEPYTNKEDAINFINTKVIPHPWFRAICLNGQPIGAISVTKNSGNDKCRGELGYVLGSKYWGRGIATKAVKQVANTIFAEWPHLERLEAIVDVENPGSQRVLEKAGFQREGVLRKYMLLKGKTRDLVMFSLLSFDPKS